In Acidimicrobiales bacterium, the genomic window GCGGTGGGGACGACCTCCACGCGGTCCCCCAGCTCGATGGCGACGCCACCGAGGAACGGGTCGACACCGAGGCGCTGCCGCTCGCCGGGAGCCTCGTCCGGGTCGAGCACCCGGCCCTCCACGTGCGGGCTCCTCGCCCCGTAGCGCTGGAGCCGGGTGACCGCCTCCACCCGGCCGGGCTCGTTGCGCCGGACGAACGCCGTGATGCGCACCTGACGGTCGAGGGCGTCGAGGACCTGCCCGGTCTGAGCGGTGAGGGAGTTGGTCCGCTCCGCCGTGAGGTCGACGGTCCCGCCCACGGCGCCGGCCAGGAGGGTGAGGGCCACCACCGCGACGAGGGCGACGGCGGTGGCGAGGAACCGGCGGATCACCGGCCGGAGCCCGGCGAGCGCCGCATCCCGACAGCGGCGGCGGCCAGCACCACAGCCCCCACCCCGACGGCGAGGAACCATGCAGCGTCGGCCGCGCCGATGGCACCCCCGGCAAAGAGCCGGAACCGCTCGCTGAGCGACACCCGCGCAAGGGTCGACCCGGCCGACAGCGCGGCGTCGCCACGGTCGGCGAACCACAGGACGAGGACACCGAAGACCGTCACCATGGCGGCGACGGGCTGCGAGGTGGTCAGCGCCGACGCCAGGACCCCGATGCCCGCCACCGCGGCGGCGAGCAGCGCCAGGCCCACGAAGCCGGCGACGGCCGGGCCCAGGTCGGGCTCACCCCACAGGGCGATGAGGACGACGTAGGTGGCCGCCGGTGCCACCACGACCAAGGTCGAGAGCCACGCCGCCAGCCACTTCCCCGCTGCCAGCGCGGAGCCGGGTACCGGTGCGACGAGGAGGAGGTCGAGGGTGCCGGAGCGCGCCTCCTCGGCGAAGGCGCGCATGGTGAGCAGCGGCACCACCAGCAGCAGGAGGAACCCGGCGATGGGGAACAGCGGCTGGACCACCGCCTGACCGCGACCCTGGAGCTGGTCGACGACCAGCACGGCGAGCACGGCATGGAAGGCGGCCCCCGTCAGGTACGGCAGCGGCGACGCCCACAGGGTCGCGAGGTCCTTTCGCAAGATGGTGCCGGTCACGGCGCCGACAGCTCGGCCTCGGCCACGAGGCGGAGGAAGCGTGCCTCGAGGTCGCCCGCCTCACCCGGTCGCTCCTCGGCCACCACGCGGCCGGCGGCGATGACCACCACGCGGTCGCACATCGCCGCCGCCTCGGCCAGCAGGTGGGTCGACACGAGGACCGCCGCGCCGTCGTCGGCGAGGGAGCGCACGAGGCTCCGGGCGGACACGACCTGCCCCGGGTCGAGGCCGATGGTGGGCTCGTCGAGGATGACCGACGGAGGCCGCCCGAGCACCGCCTGCGCCAGGCCCACGCGCTGACGCTGGCCCTTGCTCAACCGACCGATGGGCCTGGTGGCGAGGTCAGCTACCCGCGCCTCGTCCATGGCGGGCTCGACCGCGTCGGTCTCCAGCCGCTTGGTGCGGCAGCAGAACCGCAGGTAGCCCCGCACGCTCATCGTGTCGTAGGCGGTGAAGGCCTCCGGCAGGTAGCCCACGGGGCGGGTGACGTCGGACCGTCCCGCCGCCGGCTCGAGCAGGCCGAGCAGCATCCGCATGGTCGTGGTCTTGCCGGCACCGTTGGGCCCGAGGAACCCCACCACCTCGCCCGGGCCCACCGAGAAGGTGACGTCGCGGACGACCTCGCGCCCGGCGAAGCTGCGGGTGAGGCCCTCGGCGGCGATCACCGAGCCGAGGTTACCGCCGGCTCCCCCTCCGCGGCGCGAAGGTCGACGGTGCCGATCGTGGCGGCCGACGGAGGCGGGGTGTCGTCCTCCGGAGGTGACCCCTCGCCCGGGCCATCCGCCAGGTCGGTGAGCGCGGCAACGATCTTGTGGCGCACGCCTTGGACGATGCCCGCCAGCCCGCCGCGGGTGCGCACGATCACCTCGATGGCGAGGATCCCCGTGCCGATCGGCACGATCCAGCGGTTGTCGAAGTGGAGCAGGAACGGCAGCCCGAACACCACGAAGGCGCCGAGGAACGACCCCTGGATCGCACCGAGGCCGCCGATCATCACCATGAGGACCAAGACCAGGGAGATCTCCGTGGGGAAGTCGGTGGCGTTGACGTTGCCGACCCGCACGGCGAACACCAGGCCGGCCAGGGAGGCGATGCCGCCCGACACGGCGAACGCCAGCAGGCGGGCGCGCACGAGCGACACGCCGAGCGTCGCCGCAGCCTTCTCGTTCTCGCGCAGGGCGTAGAAGCTCCGACCGGTCTGCGACGTGGCCAGGTTGCGGACAACCCACATGCTGGCCAGCAGGAGGACCAGGCCGAAGAAGAAGAGCGGACGGTTGCTCGGGTCGTCAAGGTCGAACGGGCCCAGCTTCGGCGCCTCCATGGGCCGGCCGGTCTGCGCGCCGCCCACCAGCTCACTCTTGAAGAGGAACAGCTCGGCGGCGTAGCTGAACGTGAGGGTCACCACCGCGAGGTAGAGCCCCTTGATGCGAAGCGCGGGAAGCCCGATCACGAGGCTCACCGCCATGCCGATGACGATGACGAGGGGCACCGTGAGCAGGAACGGCACGTGGAACCGCGTGAAGAGGTTGGCTGCGGCGTAGGCGCCCACGCCGACGAGGGCCCAGTGTCCGAGTGAGATCTGGCCGGTGTAGCCCATCAGCACGGTGAGGCTCACGCCGACCATGGCCGTGATCACGACCATGACGAGGGTGTCGTTGGTGGCCGAGCCGGTGACCATGCTCACGGCGACGGCGAAGGCCGTCATGGTGGCGATGCCGGTCCACCCGATGGCAGCGGCGAAGGGCGACTCGCGGAGCCGCGCAGGGAGGTCGCGCATGGTCGGCACGAAGGCCACCTTGTCCTCCGTCTCCTCCCGCTGGCCGAAGATCCCCTGGGGTCGCAGGGCCAACATGGCCACCACGGCGACGAAGAAGACGGCGTCGGCGGCGCCGATGGTCGACCTGAAGTAGCCGGAGATCACCGCCTCGCCGATGCCGACCACAAGACCGCCGACAAGGGCCCCCGGCAGGCTCGTGAGCCCGCCGATCAGGGCTGCCGCCAGGGCGCGCACCAAGAAGCCGGTCGACAGGGTGGTGGTGGCGAGCGAGCCCTGGTTCGCGGCGAGCAGCACCCCCGCCACCGCGGCGAGGACGAGGCCGACGACCCACGTGAAGCCCGCCACCCGGTCGACCGAGATGCCGAGCAGCCGAGCCGACTCACCGTTCTCGGCGGCGGCCCTGATGGCGACGCCGAACCGGCTGACCTTGAAGAACACGGCCAGCGCGGCACCGATGAGCGGGACGAGGACGAGCACCTGGATGTCGCCCCCGGTGACGTTGACGTCGCCCAGCCCGATGAACGACCGCACGACGGTGGGGATGATGCGCAGCGTCTCGGCCTGCTCCTGGTTCCGCTCGAAGAGGATGAGCACGATGCCGACCACACCCTGCCCAATGGCCAGGGTGGCCACCAAGGTCACCAAGCGGGGGGCACGCCGGAGCCGGCGGAACAGGGCCCGCTCGAGCGCCCACCCGTTGAGCCCCACCAGCACCAGGGTGAGGAGGAATGCCACCACGAACCGCGGGCGGGTGGACTCCTCGAAGGGCAGGAAGGCCGCCCGCGCCGTGAACCACCACGTCACAAAGGCACCGAGGAGGCCGAAGAACGGCTGGGCGAGGTTGAGGACGCGCGTGCCCTTGTAGATGAGCACGAGGCCGAGGGCGAGGATGCCGTAGATGAGCCCGCGGCTGAGGCCGAGGACGATGTACGAGAAGAGCTGCTCCACTACGCGCCTCCTGCGGCTGCGTCGGCGAACCCGGCGGTGGCGCCGGCGAGGAAGACGGATCGCAGAAGGTCGCCGCGCTCGCTGAGCCCCGCCGACGGGCCGTCGTAGCGGACCTCGCCCTTCTCCATGAAGTAGGCCCGGTCGGTGTAGCCGAGGGCGAAGCTGGCCTGCTGCTCGACGATGACCACGGTCAGCCCCTCGTCCTCGACCATGCGCTGCACCGTCTCCATCAGCCGCTCGATCACGAGCGGCGCCAGGCCGAGGGAGAGCTCGTCGATCATCAGGAGCTCCGGGCGCGTCATGAGCGCCCGGGCTGTGGCGAGCTGTTGCTGCTCGCCGCCCGAGAGGGTGCCGGCGGGCTGGCCGGCGCGGTCGGCGATCCACGGGAAGTAGGAGGTGACGCGCTCGACCTCGGCGTCGATCTGCTTCTCGTTCGGGTAGATGTAGCCCCCCATGCGGAGGTTCTCGGCGACGGTGAGCGTGGGGAACAGACCCCGGCCGCCCGGCACATGGCCGAGCCCCCGCCGCACGAGCTGCTCCGCGGGGATGGTGCTGATGTCCTCGCCCTTCCACCGGATCGTGCCTGCGGTCGGCGACACGAGGCCGGAGGCCGCCTTGAGGACGGTCGACTTGCCGGCGCCGTTGGTGCCGAGCAGGGCAACGCGCTCGCCTCGGCGCACCTGGATATCGACGCCGTAGAGCACCTGCACCTTGTCGTAGAAGACGTCGAGGCCCTCGATCTCGAGGAGCACCTCCGCCTCCTCGTCGACCTCTCGGATCGTCGGTGCAGCCGTGCGCTGCTGCTCGGTGGGAGTGCCGAGATATGCCTCGAGCACCGCCGAGTCGGCCTGCACGGTCGCGGGCCGACCCTCGCTGAGGTTCTGACCCGCATCGAGGCAGTAGATCCAGTCGGCGAGGCCCATCACCAGCGGCATGTCGTGCTCGATCATCAAGATCGTGGCGCCCATCGTGCGCTTGATGTCGAGGAGCAAGGGTCCGAGCGCCTCCGTCTCCTTCTGGCTGATGCCGGACGCGGGCTCGTCGAGCAGGAGGAAGGTCGGCTCCAGCGCGAGCATGCAGGCCAGCTCCAGCAGTCGGAGCGTGCCGTAGCTGAGCTCGGAGGCGAACTTCTCGGCGAATGCCTGCATGCCCACCAGCTCGACGATGCCCTGGGCCTTCTCGAGGACGGTGCGCTCCTCGTCGCGCGCCGACGGCAGTCGGAACGCCTGGGACATGGTGCCGACGCGGTGGTGACGGTGAAGGGCCACGCGCACGTTGTCGACGACGGTGAGGTACGGGAAGAGCCGGACGTTCTGGAGCGTTCGCCCGATGCCCAGGTCGGCCCGCGTGCCGGGGGGCCGAGCGAGGAGGTCCTCGTCGCGGTAGCGGACGGTGCCCTGCGTGACCCGCTGGAAGCCCGAGATGCACTCCATGAGCGTCGTCTTGCCTGCGCCGTTGGGGCCGATGAGCCCGACGATCTCACCCTCGCGGACCTCGAGGTCGACGCCATCGAGTGCCGCGAGGCCGCCGAAGCGGACGGTGATGCCGTCGCATCGAAGGATCGCCGGAGCATCGGAGCGGGGTTCAGGAGGAGGCGGGACCGGCGTCGCCTTCTTCCGCGCCACCATCAGAAGCCGTCCACCAGGCCGGGCGTGATCATCTTGAACTTGTTGTTGGACTGCACCTCGAGCACGGTCATCTGGTTGGCCCCTTTCATGGTGTTCGTGGATCCAACGAAGGTGATGGGACCGCTGACGAGGTCGTCGTAGCCGCTGTAGGAGTTCCAGGCTCCCCAGAACCGCTCCCTCGTGAGGTCCGAGCCGGGAGCGGTGAGGGCGCCCTTGATGAACGAGACGATCTGGTAGCCCGACGCCCCGCCGCTGCCGTTATCGACCCAGTCCTTCTCGCCGTGGGCGGCGATCCACTGCTCACGAGCGGTCTTCATCCTCCCGCAGTTCGGTCCCTCGACCTCGGGTGCCATGTAGTAGCAGCCGCTCGACAGCCCCCGGACCCCATCCTGCGCCCACTTCGGCGTCATGAGGGCCGCCGCCGTGTCGCTGTCGTGGGCGAAGTTGGAGAACGAGTACGTCCACCCGCATGCCGCCCCGGCGGCGCAGCGCTGCACGATCTGCTGGGTCGTGAGGGGGTCGGTGAGGGGGACCACCACCTCGGTGTCGCTGCTCCGGAACTCCAGGATGTAGCCGTTGTAGTCGGGGTTCTCAGCAGGCTTCTGGTTCGCAACGGTGGTCGACACCACCATGCCGTTTGCCTCCAGCCGGCGCTTGAAGTCGGCGGCGACGGGCTTGATGAACTGCGAGTCGGACACGAGGATGCCGACCCGCAGGTCCTTGTACTTGTCGTCCTTGGCCATGAAGTCGGCCAGCTGGAGCGCGTGGGTGGTGTAGTTGGCGGCGAGCTGGTACATGCCCGGGATGGGGTTGTTCTCGTTGCCGCCGGCTGCGGTGTAAGGGACACCGCGCTTGGCCGCCTCGGCCGCCACGATGGCGACCTGGTCGATGCCGAGGGTCCCGCTCACCATGAAGTTCTTGTTGTCGTTGATCAGGGTCTGGGCGGCGTTGCGGGCGCCCTCGGATTCGAAGCGGTCGTCCTGGATGTCGAGGACGATCTTGCGGCCGTGGATGCCGCCGTTGTCGTTGATGAACTTGGCGTAGGTCCTGACGCCCTTGATGGGGTCGTCGGCGAGGCCAAGCGGCACGCCGCTGAAGGTGATCGGAGCGTGGACGCCGACCTTGATCTCGGAGTCGCTCACCCCGGTGCGGTCGCCCGCCGACTGGGGCTGGGGTGCGGGGGCAGACCCGCCGCCGCCCGTGCCACCGCCGCCGCCCGTGCCACCAGTGCCGCCGGTGCCACCGGTGCCGCCGGTGCCGCCGCCGAGCTCGGGCGCAGGTGCGCTCCCCGGCGCTGGGGCGTCAGGGTCGCCCGGTCCGGTGGGATCGCCGTCGTCGTCGCCCACTTCTCCCAGTCCCGGGACGGTGCCGGGCGCATCCGGGTCGTCGTCGGTGCCCGAGCGGGGTCCTGCCACCAGGTCGCCGGCGTCGACGGTGGTGCCGTCGTCGTCACCGGAGACGGCGATGACCCCCACCACGCCGAGGAGCACCAGCCACACCGACGCCACTCCGAGCGCCAGTGCCGTGCGGGCACCCTGTTGGCCCCGCAGGGTGCGTGCCTGTTCGAGGATGCTGCTCACCGTGACCCCAATCGATCTGGTCTGCAAAACGGACAAGTCATCCGACTACCCGACCACTTCGACGTCGTGACGCCAGCCTCCTGCCGGCAGTGACAGGCGTCACGCCGCGACCGGACGTTACTCCGTGCCGGCGTCTGCCGCCGAGGCCGCCACCGGCGAGGCATGGTGGACGACCATCCGCCACCTCTCCTCGTCTCGCACGAAGAGGTTGAGGGCAGCCATGGTGCCACCGACGCGAGCGTCGAGGAGGTTCTCGTCGAGCGACACCCAGGCCACGTCGCCGGTCTGCTCCACCTGCTCCCCGGTGAGGATGAACTGCATGCCCCGCCCGCCCTGGAACAGTGCGAAGAACGACGCCGAGATCGACGACCACCCTCGGAGGGTGACCCACCCAGGGTGGGTGCAGGTCGAGCGCTCGGAGTGCTCCCAGACCTCGGACATTGCGTCGAGGTCGGCCGCCTCGAATGCCTCGTAGAAGGACCGGTTGGCGGTGAGGACGGCGTCGTGGTCGCTGATGCCCGCACCCTACCGACGTGACCGACGGGCCCGGGGAGGTGCCAGGATGGCGCCCATGCGCGTCCCCTCCACCGATGGTGTCGAGCTGACGGTCCACGACCTCGGTGGCGACGGCCCGCCGCTCCTCCTGTGCCACGCCACCGGCTTCCACGGCAAGGTCTGGACCCCCATGGCGGAGTACCTCTCCAGCCGGTTCAGGCTCTGGTCGCTCGACTTCCGCGGGCACGGGATGTCTACGTCGCCCGTGGGCCGGGGCTTCGCCTGGGAGGGCTTCGGGGACGACGTCCTCGCCGTGGTGGACGCTCTCGGGCTCGACCACCTCGCCGGCATCGGGCACTCCAAGGGCGGCACCGCCCTGCTCCTGGCAGAGCAGGCACGGCCGGGCACCTTCACCTCGCTGGTGCTCTACGAGCCCATCGTCTTCCCACCCGACCTCGGACCGCCCGGCGGCCGGGGCGACGACAACCCGCTGGCCGCCGGCGCCGAGCGACGCCGGGAGGTCTTCCCGTCCAAGGAGGCCGCCTACCAGCACTACGCGGCCAAGCCGCCGCTCTCGGTCCTCGCCCGGGAGGCGCTGCGCGCCTATGTCGACCACGGCTTCGAGCCCCTCGGGGACGGCACGGTGCGCCTCCGCTGCCGCGGGGCCGACGAGGCCCAGGTGTACCGGATGGGTGGCTCCCACGGCGCCTGGGACGGCCTCCCGGGCGTCTCCTGCCCCACCACCGTCGCCACCGGCGGGACGGGCGGCACCATCAGCCCGGAGGTCGGCGCCCGCCTCGCCGCGCGGCTCGGGGCCGCGCGGCTCGAGGTCTTCGACGAGCTCGGCCACTTCGGCCCGCTGGAAGACCCCGGCCGGGTCGCCCGCTCGGTCGTCGCCGCCCTGACGGTGGCGCCATGAGCGAAGCGGCACGAAAGCGGGCGGTCGAGGCCCTCGGGGGGACACCGCCCGACGTCAGTCGCCCCCCTACCAGCCCCGTCCGCCAGGTCCTGCCGGCGGCGGTCAGCCGCCGAGTGGGCGACTTCGACCGCGCCCTCGAGGCGACGTCGAGCCGCCTGCGGGGCCGCCCTGTCGCCGACCGGATCTTCTACTCCGCCTCGGCGCTCGGCGACTTCAGCCTGGTCTGGCACCTGGTCGCCACGGGCCGGGCGCTGCGGTCCGAGCGCGACGAGCGGGAGGCGGTCCGCCTCGTCACCGCCCTGGCCGTGGAGTCGGTGGTCGTCAATGGCCTGGTGAAGTCGCTCTTCCGCCGGGAGCGCCCCAGCGTCGAGGACCCGCGGCCCCACCGGCTCCGCCGACCCCGCTCGTCCAGCTTCCCCAGCGGCCACGCCACCTCCGCCTTCATGGCCGCCACGATCCTGTCCGAGGGCGGCCGGCGCCGCTCGGCTCCGGCCTGGTACGCGCTTGCCGCCGTGGTGGCGGCCAGCCGGGTGCACGTGCGGATCCACCATGGCTCCGACGTCGCCGCCGGGGCGGTGATCGGCATCGGGATCGGCCAGCTGGTCCGCCGGCTCTGGCCCCTCCGCTGACCGCCCTCTCCGCGCCTCGGGGTGGGCGCCACGACCGCCGGGGCCTACGGTGGGCACATGGCGGACCATCGACTGCGCTTCGAGACGAAGATGTCCGAGCAAGAAGCGCTCATGTGGGCCCTCGAGCAGGACCCCGTCCTGCGCTCCTCGTTCAGCAACGTCACCTTCTTCGACCGGCCCCCGGACGTGGCCCGGTTCCGGTCCCGGATGGAACGGGCCATCCAGGTGCTGCCGCGGCTGCGCCAGCGGGTCTCGGAGCCCGCGGGCGGGCTGAGCAGCCCGTCGTGGGTCGACGACAGCCTCTTCGACCTCGACTTCCACGTCCGGCACATCGCCGTGCCCCCGCCCGGCACCGAGGACCAGGTCCTCCAGCTGGGGGCGCTGCTGTCGGGGGACGCCTTCGACCGGGCCCGACCCCTCTGGCAGTTCACGATCGTCGAGGGCCTGGAAGGCGGCCGCGGCGCCATGCTGCAGCGGATGCACCACACGATCACCGACGGTGAAGGTGGCATCCGCCTCTCCGCCATGTTCACCGACATCGATCGCGACGCCACCGAACCGCTCGGCGGGTCCTCGGCGGTCGTGGCGGCACAGGTCGAGGGCCGCTCCGCCATGACCACCGTGCGGGAGACGGTCGGCGACGCCGTGCGAGGCCCGCTCGGCGTCGCCCGCCGAGCGGTCGGGCAGGTGGGCCACATCGTGACCGACCCGCGCGGGGGCGCCGACGACGCGGTGGAGACCGCCCGCTCGGTCCTGCGCCAGCTCGCCGTCACCGAGCCCTCCCACTCCCCGCTCTGGTCGCAGCGGTCGCTGCGACGCCACCTCGAGGTGCTCAGCATCCCCCTCGACGAGGCCAAGGAGGCGGCCCACGCCCTCGACGGGACGGTGAACGACCTCTTCGTGACGGGGGCTGTCGGCGGCGCCGGCGCCTACCACCGTGCCCTCGGGTCCGAGGTCGACGAGCTGCGGATGGCCATGCCGGTGAGCACCCGCACCGACAAGGGCGCCGGGGGCAACGCCTTCGCCCCCACCCGAATGCTGGTCCCGGCGGGGATCGTCGACCCGCGGGAGCGCTTCGCGGCCGTGCAGGCGGTCCTCGCCGCCGCCAAGGGGGAGCGAGCCTCGGGTGTGACCGCCCAGCTGGCGGGGCTCATCAACGTCCTGCCCACGCCGGTGATCACCAAGGTGGCCCGACAGCAGGTCGGCACCGTCGACTTCACGACCTCGAACGTCCGCGGGGCGCCGTTCGACCTGTTCATCGCCGGCGCCAGGATCGAGGCGAACTACCCGATCGGACCCATGGCGGGTACCGCGTTCAACCTGACCACCATGTCGTACTGCGGCCGACTCGACATGGGTTGCGCCATCGACCTGGCGGCGATCGACGACCCCGCGCTCCTGCGCCAGTGCCTGGTCGACGCCTACGACGAGCTCCTCGCCCTGCGCCACTGACCCCCGCACGCGCCACGACCGCCCGGCGGGGCGGTCGTGAGGTCGGGGTCAGCTACCCGCCGAGCGGGCGGGCAGGGGCGTCAGGTGCTGACGGTCTCGGCTTCGGTCGCGGCCAGCAGCATCCGCACGTCGAGCAGGAGGTCGGACACCTCGTCGGTGGAGACGAGCTCGCGGTGCATCATCTCGGACAGGCCCTTGTCGATGACTGCCAAGGCGTCGGTGATGATCTTCGGCTCTCGGGTTTCGGTCATCGAGCTCTCCATCGACTCTACCTCTTCCTTTGCTCATCGACCCCGTCTGGCACTGCCTTGAGGACTGCTGTCAACCCTACCGGGCCGACGGGTGACCCCGGCACCACCCTGGGTCGCTGCATCTGCTGGCGGCCGTACCCAGCGCAGCGTGAGGCCATGCGCTCCGCCGTGGTCGAGCGCCTCGGCCGGAGGTAGGACGGGCCCGTCCTCTTGCCGGGTCACCGGCCGTGTCGGCGCCGGTAGGGTCCAGCGCCATGGACCCGAGCATCCCCACCGGAGTGACCTTCGCCAGCCTGCAGGCCCTCGGGGTGCCCGCCGCAATGGAGGTCGCGACGCGCGCTGAGGCCCTGGCCTACCGCTCGTTCTGGACCGCCGAGGTCAGCGGGCCCGAGGCGTTCTCGCTGCTCAGCGCGGCCAGCTGCGCGGCCCCGACCCTCGGTCTCGGCACCGGCGTGCTGGCGCTCCAGCTGCGCACGCCGATGGTCGTCGCCATGGCGGGCGCCACCCTCCAGGCGACGCGGCCCGACGCCGACATCGTCCTCGGGGTGGGGATCTCGTCGCCGGTCGTCACCGAGCGCTGGCACAGCGTCCCCTACGGCGAGCGCCCCCTGGCGCGGGTGCGCGAGTACGTCACCTTGGTCAAGGAGTGCCTCACCGGCGAGAGCGTCACCTTCGAGGGCGACTTCTACTCGGTCAAGCGGTTCCGCCTCGGCGTCCGCCTCGGCGACCGCAGGCCCAAGGTCGTCGTGGGGGCTCTCAACCCGAAGATGCTCCAGCTCTGCGGTGAGATCGCCGACGGCGTGCTGCTCAACTACCTGCCCGCCTCGCACGTTCCCTGGTCGGTCGAGCAGGTCCGCACGGGCGAGGCTGCCGCCGGACGCCCCGAAGGCGACTGCACCGTCTACGCCTACGTCCACGCCGGGGTCTGCGAGCGCGAGGACGGCATCGAGCTCGCCCGACGCGACCTGTTCTCCTACGCGGTCGTCGACGCCTACGCCCGAAACTTCGAGCGGGCCGGCTTCGGCGACGAAGTGGCCGCCATCCGGGAGGCGCACGCCCGGAAGGACCGCGAGGGCGCGCTGGCCGCGGTGAGCGACCGCATGGTCGACGCCATCGACGTGATGGGCGACCACGACCACGTCCACGCCACCATGCAGTCCTACGTCGACGCCGGCGTCGACGTGCCCGTCCTCATGCCGCTGCCGTGGGGCCCCGACCGCATGGCGGTCGTCGACGCCACTCTCCGCGCCGCCATCGGCGCCCCCGCCTGACCCGCCTACCATCCGGCCATGGAGCTCGCGGGCAAGGTCGTGATCGTCACCGGCGGAGGCAACGGCATCGGGCGGGCGCTGTCCCGTCGCTTCGCCGCCGAGGGGGCGGCCGGGGTCGTCGTCGCCGACCTCGACGGTGACGCCGCCACCGCCGTGGCCGACGAGATCACCGGCGCCGGCGGC contains:
- a CDS encoding wax ester/triacylglycerol synthase domain-containing protein codes for the protein MADHRLRFETKMSEQEALMWALEQDPVLRSSFSNVTFFDRPPDVARFRSRMERAIQVLPRLRQRVSEPAGGLSSPSWVDDSLFDLDFHVRHIAVPPPGTEDQVLQLGALLSGDAFDRARPLWQFTIVEGLEGGRGAMLQRMHHTITDGEGGIRLSAMFTDIDRDATEPLGGSSAVVAAQVEGRSAMTTVRETVGDAVRGPLGVARRAVGQVGHIVTDPRGGADDAVETARSVLRQLAVTEPSHSPLWSQRSLRRHLEVLSIPLDEAKEAAHALDGTVNDLFVTGAVGGAGAYHRALGSEVDELRMAMPVSTRTDKGAGGNAFAPTRMLVPAGIVDPRERFAAVQAVLAAAKGERASGVTAQLAGLINVLPTPVITKVARQQVGTVDFTTSNVRGAPFDLFIAGARIEANYPIGPMAGTAFNLTTMSYCGRLDMGCAIDLAAIDDPALLRQCLVDAYDELLALRH
- a CDS encoding LLM class F420-dependent oxidoreductase, with product MDPSIPTGVTFASLQALGVPAAMEVATRAEALAYRSFWTAEVSGPEAFSLLSAASCAAPTLGLGTGVLALQLRTPMVVAMAGATLQATRPDADIVLGVGISSPVVTERWHSVPYGERPLARVREYVTLVKECLTGESVTFEGDFYSVKRFRLGVRLGDRRPKVVVGALNPKMLQLCGEIADGVLLNYLPASHVPWSVEQVRTGEAAAGRPEGDCTVYAYVHAGVCEREDGIELARRDLFSYAVVDAYARNFERAGFGDEVAAIREAHARKDREGALAAVSDRMVDAIDVMGDHDHVHATMQSYVDAGVDVPVLMPLPWGPDRMAVVDATLRAAIGAPA